CATCGGGGCGATGAGCGTCGCGATGTCAACGTCCGTGTCGGCGAACAGCTCGAGGGCGATGGTCCCCTGACCCGCGATCGTGGGATCGTGGTCGTAGGGCGGGATGAGCGTCGCCCCGCGTTCCTCCGCGAGCTGGGCGCCGAGCTCCTCACGGTCCTCGGCGTAGCGATCGTAGGTCAGCACCTGGGCGCCGTGACGTCGGGTCGCGGCGACCTTCTCCGGCGGGGCGTCGTGCGGCATCAGGATCGCCGCCGGCACACCGAAGCTCGCGGCGGCGATCGCCACCCCCTGGGCGTGGTTGCCCGACGAGTACGCGAAGACGCCGCGTGCACGAGCTTGCCCGTCCAGGACCGCGATGGCGTTGTAGGCGCCCCGCAGCTTGAACGACCCGCCGCGTTGCAGGTTCTCGGCCTTGAGCAACACGGGCACACCGGCTAAGCGGTCGATGCCGTCCGAGCGCAACAGCGGAGTACGGCGCGTGACCCCCTCCAGTCGCGTGGCCGCAACCTCGACGTCGGCTCGCGTGAGGCCGTCGTGAGCTGGGCTCAGACGTCGCCCACCTGATCGCGGACGTCGTCGGCGAACGCACGGCCGAACCATGACCCGAGATCGCGCAGCCGCCGGCGACGCTCGCCGGGGTCGGCCTCGGCCACCCACTTCGGTGCCAGCTCCGTCGCGGTCTCACGAGCGAGCGCGCTGATGTCCTCGCGACCGATCCATCCCGCCAGGCTCTCGAGCTCCTTGACGCCTTCGAGCACCGACTCGGTGTTGTTCGACCCGAGGTAGGCGTCGACCAGGCGCTGCGGGGACTTCGGATCCTCGTCGAGTAGGATCGGTGCCGCGTGCAGGACCATGTTGATCAGACGTTCGTCGTGTGCCTCTCGCACGAACTCGGCGAGCCGCTCGAGGCGCTCCTTGCCCGCACCGAAGCGATCGCGCTGCAGATCCTTGAAGTCCTTGCGGAGCTTGCGCAGGCGCTTGTTGGGATCGACGGGCTTGTACGTCGGCACGGGGCTTCCCGGTTGTGGGGGCGGGTGGAGCCTAGTGCCGCGCACGCCGCGGGTACCCGGGAAGCTCAGTGTGGATCGCACTGCTCCTCGGCGTAGGTCTGGATCTCGTCGGCTGCCGCACGGACCTCGTTCTCGTCGATCGCGGCGGCATCGCCCTCGGTGTACCGGCGGGCGGCATCGACCAGCGTCTCGAGGGCTGGTCGGATGTCGTCGGGGGCGTCCTCGAGGGCGGATGTCGCGTGGTCCAGCGCCTCGCCGTAGTCACCGTCATCGACGGCGTCGGCTGCCTGGGCCGCATCCACGCAGAACTGGGCGAGGTCGATGCCCTCCTGTACCTCCTCGGCGCCCTCGCCGATCGCCTCCGACGCCTCTTCCGCCACCTCGGCAGCCTCGTCACAGCCGACACCGGACACCAACAGGACGGCCAGCAGCGGGGCCAGGACGTAGCGCACGGTGGTCTCCAGTTGACGGCAGCGGTCGAGCACCGACGGTACGTCGACGGCCGAGGCCGGCCGCTACCCGTTCGGACGGGTCGCGACGAGACCGCAGCCCAGATGGCGACCCGTGGTCGCGTCGCTGGCGGTACGGTCGAGGGTCCCGACCGGGAGACGGCTGTGGCGCACGAGATCAACCAGCAGCAGGCCACGGGCGACCGCCCCGATCACCTCATCACCGACGGTCTGCCCAGCCAGTACCCCGACGCCGATCCACAGGAGACGGCGGAGTGGCTCGCGTCGCTCGACGCGGTCGTCGAGCACCACGGCCAGGCACGGGGACGGTTCCTCATGCTCAAGCTGCTCGAGCGGGCGCGGCAGAGCAACATCGGCGTGCCCGCGCTCACGTCCACCGACTTCATCAACACCATCCCGCCCGACCGTGAGCCCGAGTTCCCCGGGGACGAGCACGTCG
The window above is part of the Actinomycetota bacterium genome. Proteins encoded here:
- a CDS encoding pyridoxal-phosphate dependent enzyme, translating into MVRPCVRRRRPRSGGRRLSPAHDGLTRADVEVAATRLEGVTRRTPLLRSDGIDRLAGVPVLLKAENLQRGGSFKLRGAYNAIAVLDGQARARGVFAYSSGNHAQGVAIAAASFGVPAAILMPHDAPPEKVAATRRHGAQVLTYDRYAEDREELGAQLAEERGATLIPPYDHDPTIAGQGTIALELFADTDVDIATLIAPMGGGGLLAGCSLATPPDVTVLGAEPEQRTSARQALRTGRSVTVPVPRTIADGQQTTAIGERPLRVLLHRAEGALGVTDMAIVAAMRLIHSTLGLQVEPSGACALGALLEHEGVDGPVAVVVSGGNITPRRFERLTTA